The following nucleotide sequence is from Kiritimatiella glycovorans.
GATAACCCCACCCGGACAGGAGGAGAATGCGGCGTGCGGAGTCGGAGGGCATGACGGTCCGACCCCGCTCCCGGTCCGGATTTGAATCCTGCCTCATCGTCTCCCCCAACACCGCCGCCGCGCGCCGGAGGTCGTCCTCCTGATGGGCGAGGGTGAGCGAGAAGCGGAGGCGCGCGGTGCCCTCCGGCACGGTGGGCGGACGGATGGCCGGAACGAGGATCGCCTTTTTCTCCAGAGCGGCGGAAAGGCCGACCGCCGCCCGGTCCTCGCCGACGATCACGGGAACGATCTGGCTTTCGGAATCCTTCACCGCCACCCCCTGCGCGCGGAGCGCGGCGCGGAACAGATCCGCACGACGGAGCAGTTCCGGCCCCGGCGCGGGGTCCGCTTCGACCACGTCCAGCGCGCCGAGCGCGGCGCCCATGGCGGCGGGCGGCGGGGCGGTGCTGTAGATGAATGAACGCGAGCCGTTCACCAACCACTCGCGCAGCTTCGCGTCGCACGCCGCGAATCCGCCGCAGCTCGCGAGCGCCTTGCTGAGCGTACCCATGTCCACGGTAACCGCATCCGCCCCGTTCTGATCCGCCAGGCGGCCGCGGCCGCGTTCACCGAATACGCCCGACGCGTGGGCCTCGTCGACCAGCAGCATGGCCCCGTGAGCATGGGCGAGGCCTGCGAGTTCCTCCAGCGGGGCGAGATCGCCGTCCATGCTGAACACGGATTCGGTGACGACCAGGATGCGGCGGGTCTTCCCCGGCAGTGATTTCAGGCGGCGCTCGAGGTCCTGCGGATCGTTGTGACGGAACCGGATGAGCCGGGCGCGGCTGAGCACGGCGGCGTCGAGCAGGCTGGCGTGGGCGAGCCGGTCGGCGAGCACCACATCGCCCCGTCCCGCGAGCCGGGGAAGGATCCCCGCGTTGGCCGCATAACCGCTCCCGAAGACCAGCGCGGCCTCGCGCCCCTTCCAGGCCGCGATCCGGTGCTCCAGGGTTTCATGCGGCGGGAGCGTGCCGCAGACCAGCCGCGAGGCCGTGGCCCCCGCCCCGTACTGTTCCAGGGCCTCCCGTGCCGCGGCGATCACGCGGGGGTTGCGGGCCAGGTCGAGGTAGTCGTTCGAGGAGAAATTGAGCGTCTCGCGTCCGTCCAGCTCCAGTTTCCCGCCCGCGGCGGGAAACACGCGCGTTCGCCGGAGGCGGCCACCGGTCCGCAGCCGTTCCAGGCCGGATTCGATCCAGTCCATGGAGGTCACGGGCGCAGACCCTCCCGGAGCGCGGCCAGCGCGGCGCCGGGATCGGGCTGCCGCAGGAGGTGCTCGCCGACCAGGACGCCGGCGACATCGGCCTCCCGGAGTGTACGGATATCCTGCGCGGACCGGATTCCGCTCTCGCTGACGACCAGCGCATTATCCGGCAGCCCCGGCCGCAGCCGGAGCGTGGTTTCGATGCGGGTCTCGAAGGTGCGCAGATCGCGGTTATTGATCCCGATCCAGCGCGCGCCGCTGTCGACCGCGGCGGCGGCCTCCTCCGCGGAGTGGATCTCGACCAGCGGCTCGAGTCCGCACGCCCGGCAGCG
It contains:
- the bioF gene encoding 8-amino-7-oxononanoate synthase is translated as MDWIESGLERLRTGGRLRRTRVFPAAGGKLELDGRETLNFSSNDYLDLARNPRVIAAAREALEQYGAGATASRLVCGTLPPHETLEHRIAAWKGREAALVFGSGYAANAGILPRLAGRGDVVLADRLAHASLLDAAVLSRARLIRFRHNDPQDLERRLKSLPGKTRRILVVTESVFSMDGDLAPLEELAGLAHAHGAMLLVDEAHASGVFGERGRGRLADQNGADAVTVDMGTLSKALASCGGFAACDAKLREWLVNGSRSFIYSTAPPPAAMGAALGALDVVEADPAPGPELLRRADLFRAALRAQGVAVKDSESQIVPVIVGEDRAAVGLSAALEKKAILVPAIRPPTVPEGTARLRFSLTLAHQEDDLRRAAAVLGETMRQDSNPDRERGRTVMPSDSARRILLLSGWGYPAAELDPLAKALRDTGHEVVLSGPEDLWGRGGGGKSEQPFVDGLESLIAEQGPFERHAGWSLGAMLLLERAVREDGPAGGLVLCGVTPRFCSGRGWPCGVASAEVRTMQRMLRSDPEPVLREFYRRSAAPRAAEGAEVRIEKVLSAGVEVLSAGLRFLQSFDILPLLAGVRGRVHLLHGSCDGIVPVAAARRLEAELPAARLEEMQGEGHALPLYCVDELSRRIAL